Proteins from one Hyperolius riggenbachi isolate aHypRig1 chromosome 2, aHypRig1.pri, whole genome shotgun sequence genomic window:
- the LOC137547472 gene encoding protein kinase C theta type-like encodes MVILCPVLMQNGSIALTFPVARHPPVSFCHHPLTLEAVLSDLAACYVGPSGIQTIRTPLTVDSFKFHQFLGHGAFGKVYLASHRASDQQLAIKMVRKRAFLKKDPEVIFRESQALKTLKKGPFITQLYGTFQSEDYLYFAMEYLSGGDLSKLIDDADVPFDITTLRLFAAQMVIGLEYIHSKGIIHRDIKPENILLDGVGNIKIADFGLAAQNVFGNAMTKGCKGTLFYMAPEVFLEMDYNHTVDYFSMGIVLFIMASFRYPFLKNEEDRFNFDLRSSICCTSPDYPAEMDIMLKDFLKKLLCKSQIRREKLVKNLREEPLFIQIDWKDVESGEARPPFHVEPPQEKPRDTLTVFEITYSEAKRKPRLRAEQQQLFKSFSFASEGW; translated from the exons ATGGTCATCCTGTGCCCTGTATTGATGCAGAATGGCAGCATTGCACTCACCTTTCCAGTAGCcaggcatcctcctgtgtccttctgtcACCATCCCCTAACACTGGAGGCTGTTCTCTCTGACCTGGCAGCATGCTATGTGG gcccgagtggaatccagaccatcaggacACCACTGACTGTGGACAGCTTCAAGTTCCATCAATTTCTCGGACATGGGGCATTTGGCAAG gtttaccttgcttcccatCGAGCCAGTgaccaacagctggccatcaAGATGGTCAGGAAAAGAGCATTCCTGAAGAAAGACCCCGAGGTCATCTTTAGGGAGAGTCAGGCCTTGAAGACCCTTAAGAAGGGTCCCTTCATCACCCAGCTCTATGGTACATTCCAGTCGGAGGATTACCTCTactttgccatggagtacctgagcgggggagacCTGTCTAAACTTATAGATGATGCTGATGTTCCCTTTGACATTACAACCCTAAG ACTATTTGCTGCACAGATGGtcatcggcctggagtacatccactccaagggtatAATCCACcgagacatcaagccggaaaacatccttctggacggagtcgggaataTAAAGATCGCTGACTTCGGTCTGGCAGCACAAAATGTCTTTGGAAATGCCATGACTAAAGGATGTAAGGGGACCTTGTtctatatggccccggaggtgttcctagagatggactacaACCACACAGTAGATTACTTCTCTATGGGAATCGTGCTCTTTATCATGGCGTCCTTCAGGTACCCATTCCTGAAGAATGAGGAGGATAGGTTTAATTTTGACCTCAGATCCTCCATTTGCTGCACATCTCCAGACTACCCAGCGGAGATGGACATCATGCTGAAAGACTTCTTGAAGAAGCTACTGTGCAAGAGCCAGATAAGGCGTGAAAAACTGgtgaaaaacctgagggaagagccgCTCTTCATCCAGATAGACTGGAAGGACGTGGAGTCCGGAGAGGCACGGCCCCCATTCCATGTGGAACCACCACAGGAAAAACCGAGAGACACACTGACTGTGTTTGAGATCACCTATTCTGAGGCAAAGAGGAAGCCCAGATTGCGAGCTGAGCAGCAACAGCTCTTTAAGTCGTTCTCGTTTGCCAGTGAGGGGTGGTGA